From the genome of Mustela lutreola isolate mMusLut2 chromosome 16, mMusLut2.pri, whole genome shotgun sequence, one region includes:
- the CARMIL2 gene encoding capping protein, Arp2/3 and myosin-I linker protein 2 isoform X5, protein MAQTPDGISCELRGEITRFLWPKEAELLLKTWLPERDGAEQGHVLALLRWRAYLLHTCLPLRVDCTFSYLEVQAMALQETPPQVTFELESLPELVLELPGVAALEQLAQHVAAAIKKVFPRSSLGKLFRRPTSPSMLARLERRSPSEDTAASSPCGGFLETYEALCDYNGFPFREEIQWDVDTIYHRQGCRNFSLCDFSHLGSRDLALSVAALSYNLWFQCLSCVDMKLSLEVSEQILHMMSQSSHLEELVLENCGLRGDFVRRLAQALAGHSSSALRELSLTGNLLDDRGMIALSRHLEHRPGALRRLCLAQTGLTPRGMRSLGRALASNVAFDTALTHLDLSGNPGALGASEDNGGLYSFLSRPNVLTFLNLAGTDTALDTLFAALARGCCTSLSHLDASRNVFSRTKSRAAPAALQLFLSRAGMLRHLGLAGCKLPPDALRALLEGLALNTHTSDLHLDLSACELRSAGAQVIQDLVCDAGAVSSLDLADNGFGSDMVTLVLAIGRSRSLRHVALGRNFNVRCKETLDDVLHRIVQLVQDDDCPLQSLSVAESRLKMASSVLLRALGTNPNLMALDISGNAMGDTGAKMLAKALRVNTRLRSVVWDRNHTSALGLMDVAEALEQNRSLKAMPLPLNDMAQAHRSRPELTARAVHQIQACLLRNNRADHASSDRTSRPQPPGLVSDPSEQEVNELCQSVQEHVELLGCGAGPQGEAAVHQAEDAIQNANFSLSILPILYEAGSSPSHQWQLRQKLEGLLGQVGEVCRKDIQDFTQATLDTTRSLCPQMLQGPKWREQLEGVLVGSRGLPELLPEHLLQDAFTRLRDMRLSVTGTLAESIVAQALEGLNAARDRLVESLAQQATVAMPLAIPALDGGEPSPLGPGELEGLFFPEEVKEKEEDEDKQKDDSPPQKWPECSQGLPLVLSTHSAAEEPEPELAAPGEDAEPQAGPSARGSPSPATPGPQAGLLPRMDLPPAGQPLRHPTRARPRPRRQHHHRPPPGGPQVPPALPQEGNGLSARVDEGVEEFFSKRLIQQDRLWVPEEDPANEGGATPVPRTLRKKLGTLFAFKKPRSTRGPRPDLETSPGAAPRARKATLGDLLRPPARPGRGEESGGAEGGTSSPDPARRSRPRYTRESKAYSMILLPAEEEEEETLGTRPDKRRPLERGETELAPSFEQRVQVMLQRIGVSRGSGSAEGKRKQSKDGEIKKAGSDGDIMDSSAEAPPISIKSRTHSVSADPSCRPSPGGQGLESTSWKTLGQQLNAELRGRGWGQQDGPGPPSPCPSPSPRRASPSPDSLGLPEDPCLGPRNEDGQLRPRPLSAGRRAVSVHEDQLQAPVGSKTLAIQLPPAKSLCLSERPLRLQRSPVLKRRPKLEAPSSPSLGSGLGAQPLPPQSTEPSSPEPNPPSPATDQRGGGPNP, encoded by the exons ATGGCCCAGACCCCCGACGGCATATCGTGCGAGCTGAGAG GCGAGATCACCAGGTTCCTGTGGCCCAAGGAGGCCGAGCTGCTGCTGAAAACCTGGCTACCAGAGCGGGACGGTGCTGAGCAAGGTCATGTCCTG GCATTGCTACGCTGGAGAGCCTACCTGCTCCACACCTGCCTCCCCCTGAGG GTGGACTGCACATTCAGCTACCTGGAGGTCCAGGCCATGGCACTGCAGGAGACACCCCCTCAG gtGACTTTTGAGCTAGAGTCCCTGCCTGAGCTGGTCCTGGAGCTTCCGGGTGTGGCCGCTCTGGAACAGCTAGCCCAGCACGTCGCCGCCGCCATCAAGAAGGTCTTCCCTCGCTCCAGCCTTGG GAAGCTCTTCCGGAGGCCCACATCCCCCTCCATGCTGGCTCGGTTGGAGAGAAGGAGCCCCTCTGAGGACACGGCGGCCAGCAGCCCTTGTG GTGGCTTCTTGGAGACATACGAGGCTCTGTGTGACTACAATGGCTTCCCTTTCCGAGAAGAGATTCAGTGG GATGTGGACACCATCTACCATCGCCAGGGCTGCCGCAACTTCAGCCTGTGTGACTTCAGCCATCTGGGCAGTCG GGACCTGGCCTTGAGTGTGGCCGCCCTGTCCTACAACCTGTGGTTCCAGTGCCTCTCCTGTGTGGACATGAAGCTG AGCCTTGAGGTCTCAGAGCAGATTCTGCACATGATGAGTCAGTCGTCCCACCTGGAGGAGCTAGTGCTAGAGAACTGTGGCCTGAGGGG AGACTTTGTCCGGCGACTGGCCCAGGCACTGGCAGGGCACTCAAGCTCTGCCCTCCGAGAGCTTAGCCTCACGGGGAACCTGCTGGATGACCGAG GGATGATTGCTCTCAGCAGACACCTAGAGCATCGACCTGGAGCCCTTAGGAGACTCTGCCTAGCCCAGACCGGGTTAACTCCTCGAG GAATGAGGTCTCTGGGCCGGGCACTGGCTTCCAATGTGGCCTTTGACACTGCCCTAACCCACCTGGACCTTTCCGGGAACCCTGGGGCGCTGGGGGCCTCGGAGGACAATGGG GGCCTGTATAGTTTCCTGAGCCGTCCTAATGTTCTGACGTTCCTGAATCTTGCGGGCACCGACACCGCCCTGGACACT ctcttcgcaGCACTGGCCCGCGGCTGCTGCACCAGCCTCAGCCACCTGGACGCCTCGAGGAACGTCTTCTCCCGCAC GAAGTCCCGCGCTGCGCCCGCCGCGCTGCAACTGTTTCTCAGCCGCGCGGGGATGCTTCGGCACCTGGGCCTGGCCGGCTGCAAGCTGCCGCCCGACGCGCTCAG GGCCCTTCTGGAAGGCCTCGCGCTCAACACTCACACGAGCGACCTGCACCTGGACCTCAGCGCTTGCGAG CTGCGCTCCGCGGGCGCTCAGGTGATACAAGACTTAGTGTGTGATGCTGGCGCAGTGAGCTCCCTGGATCTGGCGGATAATG GTTTCGGCTCAGACATGGTGACTCTGGTGCTGGCCATCGGAAGGAGTCGGTCCCTGAGACATGTGGCACTTGGAAGGAACTTCAACGTCCGGTGCAA GGAGACCCTGGACGACGTCCTGCACCGGATTGTCCAGCTCGTGCAGGATGACGACTGT cccttgcaGTCTCTGTCCGTGGCGGAGTCACGGCTGAAGATGGCTTCCAGCGTCCTGCTTCGGGCCTTGGGTACCAATCCTAACCTGATGGCGCTGGATATCAGCGGCAACGCCATGGGGGACACTGGCGCCAAAATGCTGGCCAAGGCACTTCGGGTCAACACAAGGCTCCG GTCAGTTGTCTGGGACCGAAACCACACGTCTGCTCTGGGCCTGATGGACGTGGCAGAGGCCCTGGAGCAGAACCGCAGCTTAAAGGCCATGCCTCTGCCGCTGAACGACATGGCCCAGGCACATCGCAGCCGCCCGGAGCTGACCGCACGTGCAGTGCATCAG ATCCAAGCCTGTCTTTTGAGGAATAACCGTGCGGATCATGCCTCTTCCGACCGCACCTCCCGTCCGCAGCCACCGGGGCTGGTCTCAGACCCCTCAGAGCAG gaAGTGAATGAGCTGTGTCAGTCAGTGCAGGAACATGTGGAACTACTGGGCTGTGGGGCTGGGCCTCAGGGCGAAGCTGCTGTGCACCAGGCGGAGGATGCCATCCAAAATGCCAACTTCTCTCTCAGT ATTCTCCCAATTCTGTATGAGGCTGGAAGCTCCCCAAGTCATCAGTGGCAGCTGCGGCAGAAGCTAGAAGGCCTCCTAGGACAAGTGGGTGAGGTCTGCCGCAAGGATATTCAG GACTTCACTCAGGCCACACTGGACACAACAAGGAGCCTCTGCCCACAGATGCTGCAGGGACCCAAGTGGAGGGAGCAGCTAGAGGGAGTTCTGGTGGGTTCAAGGGGCCTCCCAGAGCTGCTCCCAGAACACCTGCTACAAGATGCCTTCACTAGACTCAG GGATATGCGGCTGTCAGTCACGGGGACCTTGGCAGAGAGCATTGTGGCTCAGGCACTGGAGGGGCTGAATGCAGCCCGGGATCGGCTG GTGGAGAGTCTGGCTCAGCAGGCGACAGTGGCAATGCCTCTTGCCATACCAGCACTGGATGGAGGTGAGCCCAGCCCCCTTGGGCCTGGAGAACTAGAAGGTCTTTTCTTCCCTGAGGAggtgaaggaaaaggaggaggatgAAGACAAACAGAAG GATGACAGTCCACCACAGAAATGGCCTGAATGCAGCCAAGGTCTTCCCCTGGTTCTCTCCACTCACA GTGCTGCTGAGGAACCAGAGCCCGAGCTGGCGGCTCCGGGGGAAGATGCGGAGCCGCAGGCGGGGCCTTCTGCGCGTGGCTCTCCAAGCCCCGCCACTCCCGGACCCCAGGCCGGCCTACTGCCTCGCATGGACCTGCCACCCGCTGGACAGCCCCTGCGCCATCCGACCCGGGCCCGGCCGCGGCCACGGCGCCAGCACCACCACCGGCCACCACCGGGGGGCCCCCAG gtgcccccagctctGCCGCAGGAAGGGAATGGGCTCAGTGCCCGCGTGGACGAGGGCGTGGAGGAATTCTTCTCCAAAAGGCTGATCCAGCAGGATCGCCT CTGGGTCCCCGAAGAAGACCCGGCCAACGAGGGGGGTGCCACCCCTGTTCCTCGTACACTGCGAAAGAAGCTGGGTACCCTCTTTGCCTTCAAGAAGCCTCGTTCAACACGGGGGCCACGGCCTGATCTAGAGACCAGCCCTGGGGCAGCTCCACGTGCTCGGAAGGCGACACTCGGAGACCTGTTGCGGCCACCAGCCCGTCCCGGCCGTGGTGAGGAGTCTGGTGGGGCTGAGGGGGGCACCAGCAGCCCTGACCCTGCCCGTAGGAGCCGGCCTCGCTACACTCGGGAAAGCAAAGCCTATTCCATGATACTCCTACctgctgaggaggaggaggaggaaacccTGGGTACTAGACCTGACAAG CGACGGCCCCTGGAGCGGGGGGAGACAGAGCTGGCCCCATCCTTTGAACAGCGGGTACAAGTGATGCTCCAGAGGATTGGCGTGAGCAGAGGCAGCGGGAGTGCCGAAGGCAAGAGGAAGCAA AGCAAGGACGGAGAGATCAAGAAGGCCGGCTCGGATG GTGATATTATGGACAGCTCCGCCGAGGCCCCTCCCATCTCGATCAAGTCCCGCACCCACTCTGTGTCTGCTG ACCCCTCGTGCAGACCTAGTCCAGGAGGTCAAGGGCTTGAGTCTACTAGCTGGAAGACACTGGGGCAGCAGCTGAATGCAGAGCTCAGGGGCCGTGGTTGGGGCCAACAGGACGGTCCTGGGCCCCCCTCTCcttgtcccagccccagcccgcgaagagccagcccctccccagacAGCCTGGGTCTCCCGGAGGACCCTTGCTTGGGCCCCAGGAATGAAG ATGGCCAGCTGAGGCCGAGGCCTCTCTCAGCAGGGCGACGAGCAGTGTCTGTGCATGAGGACCAGCTCCAGGCCCCTGTTG GCAGCAAGACCCTAGCAATACAGCTCCCCCCTGCCAAGTCTTTATGTCTCTCAGAACGGCCCCTGCGGCTGCAGCGCTCCCCTGTCCTCAAGCGGAGACCAAAGCTTGAGGCACCTTCATCTCCAAGCCTAG GATCTGGCCTTGGAGCCCAACCTCTGCCCCCACAGTCTACAGAGCCCTCCAGCCCTGAGCCAAACCCACCCTCCCCAGCCACAGACCAAAGAGGCGGCGGCCCCAACCCCTGA
- the CARMIL2 gene encoding capping protein, Arp2/3 and myosin-I linker protein 2 isoform X2, which produces MAQTPDGISCELRGEITRFLWPKEAELLLKTWLPERDGAEQGHVLALLRWRAYLLHTCLPLRVDCTFSYLEVQAMALQETPPQVTFELESLPELVLELPGVAALEQLAQHVAAAIKKVFPRSSLGKLFRRPTSPSMLARLERRSPSEDTAASSPCGGFLETYEALCDYNGFPFREEIQWDVDTIYHRQGCRNFSLCDFSHLGSRDLALSVAALSYNLWFQCLSCVDMKLSLEVSEQILHMMSQSSHLEELVLENCGLRGDFVRRLAQALAGHSSSALRELSLTGNLLDDRGMIALSRHLEHRPGALRRLCLAQTGLTPRGMRSLGRALASNVAFDTALTHLDLSGNPGALGASEDNGGLYSFLSRPNVLTFLNLAGTDTALDTLFAALARGCCTSLSHLDASRNVFSRTKSRAAPAALQLFLSRAGMLRHLGLAGCKLPPDALRALLEGLALNTHTSDLHLDLSACELRSAGAQVIQDLVCDAGAVSSLDLADNGFGSDMVTLVLAIGRSRSLRHVALGRNFNVRCKETLDDVLHRIVQLVQDDDCPLQSLSVAESRLKMASSVLLRALGTNPNLMALDISGNAMGDTGAKMLAKALRVNTRLRSVVWDRNHTSALGLMDVAEALEQNRSLKAMPLPLNDMAQAHRSRPELTARAVHQIQACLLRNNRADHASSDRTSRPQPPGLVSDPSEQILPILYEAGSSPSHQWQLRQKLEGLLGQVGEVCRKDIQDFTQATLDTTRSLCPQMLQGPKWREQLEGVLVGSRGLPELLPEHLLQDAFTRLRDMRLSVTGTLAESIVAQALEGLNAARDRLVESLAQQATVAMPLAIPALDGGEPSPLGPGELEGLFFPEEVKEKEEDEDKQKDDSPPQKWPECSQGLPLVLSTHSAAEEPEPELAAPGEDAEPQAGPSARGSPSPATPGPQAGLLPRMDLPPAGQPLRHPTRARPRPRRQHHHRPPPGGPQVPPALPQEGNGLSARVDEGVEEFFSKRLIQQDRLWVPEEDPANEGGATPVPRTLRKKLGTLFAFKKPRSTRGPRPDLETSPGAAPRARKATLGDLLRPPARPGRGEESGGAEGGTSSPDPARRSRPRYTRESKAYSMILLPAEEEEEETLGTRPDKRRPLERGETELAPSFEQRVQVMLQRIGVSRGSGSAEGKRKQSKDGEIKKAGSDGDIMDSSAEAPPISIKSRTHSVSADPSCRPSPGGQGLESTSWKTLGQQLNAELRGRGWGQQDGPGPPSPCPSPSPRRASPSPDSLGLPEDPCLGPRNEDGQLRPRPLSAGRRAVSVHEDQLQAPVGSKTLAIQLPPAKSLCLSERPLRLQRSPVLKRRPKLEAPSSPSLGSGLGAQPLPPQSTEPSSPEPNPPSPATDQRGGGPNP; this is translated from the exons ATGGCCCAGACCCCCGACGGCATATCGTGCGAGCTGAGAG GCGAGATCACCAGGTTCCTGTGGCCCAAGGAGGCCGAGCTGCTGCTGAAAACCTGGCTACCAGAGCGGGACGGTGCTGAGCAAGGTCATGTCCTG GCATTGCTACGCTGGAGAGCCTACCTGCTCCACACCTGCCTCCCCCTGAGG GTGGACTGCACATTCAGCTACCTGGAGGTCCAGGCCATGGCACTGCAGGAGACACCCCCTCAG gtGACTTTTGAGCTAGAGTCCCTGCCTGAGCTGGTCCTGGAGCTTCCGGGTGTGGCCGCTCTGGAACAGCTAGCCCAGCACGTCGCCGCCGCCATCAAGAAGGTCTTCCCTCGCTCCAGCCTTGG GAAGCTCTTCCGGAGGCCCACATCCCCCTCCATGCTGGCTCGGTTGGAGAGAAGGAGCCCCTCTGAGGACACGGCGGCCAGCAGCCCTTGTG GTGGCTTCTTGGAGACATACGAGGCTCTGTGTGACTACAATGGCTTCCCTTTCCGAGAAGAGATTCAGTGG GATGTGGACACCATCTACCATCGCCAGGGCTGCCGCAACTTCAGCCTGTGTGACTTCAGCCATCTGGGCAGTCG GGACCTGGCCTTGAGTGTGGCCGCCCTGTCCTACAACCTGTGGTTCCAGTGCCTCTCCTGTGTGGACATGAAGCTG AGCCTTGAGGTCTCAGAGCAGATTCTGCACATGATGAGTCAGTCGTCCCACCTGGAGGAGCTAGTGCTAGAGAACTGTGGCCTGAGGGG AGACTTTGTCCGGCGACTGGCCCAGGCACTGGCAGGGCACTCAAGCTCTGCCCTCCGAGAGCTTAGCCTCACGGGGAACCTGCTGGATGACCGAG GGATGATTGCTCTCAGCAGACACCTAGAGCATCGACCTGGAGCCCTTAGGAGACTCTGCCTAGCCCAGACCGGGTTAACTCCTCGAG GAATGAGGTCTCTGGGCCGGGCACTGGCTTCCAATGTGGCCTTTGACACTGCCCTAACCCACCTGGACCTTTCCGGGAACCCTGGGGCGCTGGGGGCCTCGGAGGACAATGGG GGCCTGTATAGTTTCCTGAGCCGTCCTAATGTTCTGACGTTCCTGAATCTTGCGGGCACCGACACCGCCCTGGACACT ctcttcgcaGCACTGGCCCGCGGCTGCTGCACCAGCCTCAGCCACCTGGACGCCTCGAGGAACGTCTTCTCCCGCAC GAAGTCCCGCGCTGCGCCCGCCGCGCTGCAACTGTTTCTCAGCCGCGCGGGGATGCTTCGGCACCTGGGCCTGGCCGGCTGCAAGCTGCCGCCCGACGCGCTCAG GGCCCTTCTGGAAGGCCTCGCGCTCAACACTCACACGAGCGACCTGCACCTGGACCTCAGCGCTTGCGAG CTGCGCTCCGCGGGCGCTCAGGTGATACAAGACTTAGTGTGTGATGCTGGCGCAGTGAGCTCCCTGGATCTGGCGGATAATG GTTTCGGCTCAGACATGGTGACTCTGGTGCTGGCCATCGGAAGGAGTCGGTCCCTGAGACATGTGGCACTTGGAAGGAACTTCAACGTCCGGTGCAA GGAGACCCTGGACGACGTCCTGCACCGGATTGTCCAGCTCGTGCAGGATGACGACTGT cccttgcaGTCTCTGTCCGTGGCGGAGTCACGGCTGAAGATGGCTTCCAGCGTCCTGCTTCGGGCCTTGGGTACCAATCCTAACCTGATGGCGCTGGATATCAGCGGCAACGCCATGGGGGACACTGGCGCCAAAATGCTGGCCAAGGCACTTCGGGTCAACACAAGGCTCCG GTCAGTTGTCTGGGACCGAAACCACACGTCTGCTCTGGGCCTGATGGACGTGGCAGAGGCCCTGGAGCAGAACCGCAGCTTAAAGGCCATGCCTCTGCCGCTGAACGACATGGCCCAGGCACATCGCAGCCGCCCGGAGCTGACCGCACGTGCAGTGCATCAG ATCCAAGCCTGTCTTTTGAGGAATAACCGTGCGGATCATGCCTCTTCCGACCGCACCTCCCGTCCGCAGCCACCGGGGCTGGTCTCAGACCCCTCAGAGCAG ATTCTCCCAATTCTGTATGAGGCTGGAAGCTCCCCAAGTCATCAGTGGCAGCTGCGGCAGAAGCTAGAAGGCCTCCTAGGACAAGTGGGTGAGGTCTGCCGCAAGGATATTCAG GACTTCACTCAGGCCACACTGGACACAACAAGGAGCCTCTGCCCACAGATGCTGCAGGGACCCAAGTGGAGGGAGCAGCTAGAGGGAGTTCTGGTGGGTTCAAGGGGCCTCCCAGAGCTGCTCCCAGAACACCTGCTACAAGATGCCTTCACTAGACTCAG GGATATGCGGCTGTCAGTCACGGGGACCTTGGCAGAGAGCATTGTGGCTCAGGCACTGGAGGGGCTGAATGCAGCCCGGGATCGGCTG GTGGAGAGTCTGGCTCAGCAGGCGACAGTGGCAATGCCTCTTGCCATACCAGCACTGGATGGAGGTGAGCCCAGCCCCCTTGGGCCTGGAGAACTAGAAGGTCTTTTCTTCCCTGAGGAggtgaaggaaaaggaggaggatgAAGACAAACAGAAG GATGACAGTCCACCACAGAAATGGCCTGAATGCAGCCAAGGTCTTCCCCTGGTTCTCTCCACTCACA GTGCTGCTGAGGAACCAGAGCCCGAGCTGGCGGCTCCGGGGGAAGATGCGGAGCCGCAGGCGGGGCCTTCTGCGCGTGGCTCTCCAAGCCCCGCCACTCCCGGACCCCAGGCCGGCCTACTGCCTCGCATGGACCTGCCACCCGCTGGACAGCCCCTGCGCCATCCGACCCGGGCCCGGCCGCGGCCACGGCGCCAGCACCACCACCGGCCACCACCGGGGGGCCCCCAG gtgcccccagctctGCCGCAGGAAGGGAATGGGCTCAGTGCCCGCGTGGACGAGGGCGTGGAGGAATTCTTCTCCAAAAGGCTGATCCAGCAGGATCGCCT CTGGGTCCCCGAAGAAGACCCGGCCAACGAGGGGGGTGCCACCCCTGTTCCTCGTACACTGCGAAAGAAGCTGGGTACCCTCTTTGCCTTCAAGAAGCCTCGTTCAACACGGGGGCCACGGCCTGATCTAGAGACCAGCCCTGGGGCAGCTCCACGTGCTCGGAAGGCGACACTCGGAGACCTGTTGCGGCCACCAGCCCGTCCCGGCCGTGGTGAGGAGTCTGGTGGGGCTGAGGGGGGCACCAGCAGCCCTGACCCTGCCCGTAGGAGCCGGCCTCGCTACACTCGGGAAAGCAAAGCCTATTCCATGATACTCCTACctgctgaggaggaggaggaggaaacccTGGGTACTAGACCTGACAAG CGACGGCCCCTGGAGCGGGGGGAGACAGAGCTGGCCCCATCCTTTGAACAGCGGGTACAAGTGATGCTCCAGAGGATTGGCGTGAGCAGAGGCAGCGGGAGTGCCGAAGGCAAGAGGAAGCAA AGCAAGGACGGAGAGATCAAGAAGGCCGGCTCGGATG GTGATATTATGGACAGCTCCGCCGAGGCCCCTCCCATCTCGATCAAGTCCCGCACCCACTCTGTGTCTGCTG ACCCCTCGTGCAGACCTAGTCCAGGAGGTCAAGGGCTTGAGTCTACTAGCTGGAAGACACTGGGGCAGCAGCTGAATGCAGAGCTCAGGGGCCGTGGTTGGGGCCAACAGGACGGTCCTGGGCCCCCCTCTCcttgtcccagccccagcccgcgaagagccagcccctccccagacAGCCTGGGTCTCCCGGAGGACCCTTGCTTGGGCCCCAGGAATGAAG ATGGCCAGCTGAGGCCGAGGCCTCTCTCAGCAGGGCGACGAGCAGTGTCTGTGCATGAGGACCAGCTCCAGGCCCCTGTTG GCAGCAAGACCCTAGCAATACAGCTCCCCCCTGCCAAGTCTTTATGTCTCTCAGAACGGCCCCTGCGGCTGCAGCGCTCCCCTGTCCTCAAGCGGAGACCAAAGCTTGAGGCACCTTCATCTCCAAGCCTAG GATCTGGCCTTGGAGCCCAACCTCTGCCCCCACAGTCTACAGAGCCCTCCAGCCCTGAGCCAAACCCACCCTCCCCAGCCACAGACCAAAGAGGCGGCGGCCCCAACCCCTGA